In one window of Massilibacterium senegalense DNA:
- a CDS encoding flagellar hook-basal body protein, whose translation MQHSLMTASVTMGQLQNKLNTITNNLANSNTAGFKSREARFSDLLVQQINNQPVPAQEEGRLTLNGIRRGSGARVSQTTLNLEKGALKTTDRELDFALPNDYQFFTVQAERGGQVQTEYTRKGAFYLQNVGNTGVMRLVTSEGFPVQGTTGDIFIPRDFKSIDLQEDGSLFVTRLDGTTVNAGALNVVEITRPQVLRSVGDQNFALPNVPGLQQGAIIVPVNATAAGIQQKVLEQSNVNMTKEISELMSTQRAYQFSARALTMTDQMSGLINQLR comes from the coding sequence ATGCAACATTCGTTAATGACGGCCTCAGTTACGATGGGGCAATTACAAAATAAGTTAAATACGATTACAAACAATTTAGCTAACTCAAACACCGCAGGATTTAAAAGTCGTGAGGCGCGCTTTTCAGATTTATTAGTCCAACAAATTAACAATCAACCAGTACCAGCACAAGAAGAAGGTCGTTTAACGTTAAATGGCATTCGTCGTGGTTCTGGTGCACGCGTCTCCCAAACGACGCTGAATTTGGAAAAAGGTGCATTAAAAACAACAGACCGCGAGTTGGATTTCGCCTTACCAAATGATTATCAATTTTTTACCGTCCAAGCAGAACGTGGTGGACAAGTTCAAACGGAATATACACGTAAAGGTGCTTTTTATTTACAAAATGTCGGAAACACAGGTGTCATGCGTTTAGTGACAAGTGAAGGGTTCCCCGTGCAAGGGACAACTGGTGACATTTTTATTCCGCGCGATTTTAAAAGCATTGACTTACAAGAAGATGGTTCATTGTTTGTCACTCGTTTAGACGGGACAACGGTCAATGCAGGTGCTTTAAATGTCGTAGAAATTACGCGCCCGCAAGTGCTTCGTTCGGTCGGGGACCAAAATTTTGCGTTACCGAACGTGCCAGGTTTGCAGCAAGGAGCAATTATTGTTCCGGTTAATGCAACAGCTGCCGGTATCCAACAAAAGGTACTCGAGCAATCGAATGTGAACATGACAAAGGAAATTTCAGAATTGATGTCGACACAACGCGCTTACCAATTTAGCGCGCGTGCCTTGACGATGACCGATCAAATGTCAGGCCTTATTAATCAATTAAGGTAG
- a CDS encoding flagellar hook-basal body protein — protein sequence MIRGFYTAAAGMIAHQRRQQMLTNNLANVQTPGYKEDRSSVRSFPKMVIDRLENNKGPKTVTQTLTRIGEMSTGVYVQEVTPNFKQGGLQETSNRSDLALVTRNVPDAQGSLFYAVRDANNQIRYTKNSSFTVDNDGFLTTAEGLRVLNTQNQPITVENDQFTVTQDGTVFTQAGQNSGQLNIVYIDNPNQLVKEGNHLFRLEGGNAQPVQANPNIAYSVEQGFIERSNVNIEQNMTDMMSSYRAFEANQKILQAYDRNLEKTVNEIGRLR from the coding sequence TTGATTCGAGGATTTTATACAGCAGCCGCTGGAATGATTGCCCATCAACGACGCCAACAAATGTTAACGAACAACTTAGCAAACGTGCAAACACCAGGTTATAAAGAAGACCGTTCTTCTGTCCGTAGTTTTCCGAAAATGGTCATTGACCGTTTAGAAAACAATAAAGGACCAAAAACGGTAACACAAACGTTAACGCGAATTGGGGAAATGAGTACGGGTGTATACGTACAAGAAGTGACACCGAATTTTAAACAAGGCGGGTTACAAGAAACGAGCAATCGTTCTGACTTAGCACTCGTAACACGAAACGTTCCGGATGCACAAGGATCGTTATTTTATGCGGTCCGCGATGCCAATAATCAAATTCGTTATACGAAAAATAGTTCCTTTACCGTTGATAACGATGGGTTTTTAACAACGGCAGAAGGATTGCGCGTGCTAAATACACAAAATCAACCGATTACCGTAGAAAATGATCAATTTACTGTGACGCAAGACGGGACAGTGTTTACACAAGCAGGACAAAATAGTGGACAATTAAATATCGTATATATCGATAATCCGAATCAACTTGTAAAAGAAGGAAACCATCTGTTTCGTTTAGAAGGTGGGAATGCCCAACCCGTCCAAGCCAATCCGAATATCGCCTATTCGGTCGAACAAGGATTTATCGAGCGATCGAATGTCAATATTGAGCAAAATATGACCGATATGATGAGTTCATACCGAGCATTTGAAGCGAACCAAAAAATATTACAAGCGTACGATAGAAATCTTGAAAAAACCGTAAACGAAATCGGGCGACTTAGATAG
- the mreB gene encoding rod shape-determining protein yields the protein MFSKDIGIDLGTANVLIYVKGKGIVLNEPSVVAIDKTTGKALAVGEEAYRMVGRTPGNIVAIRPLKDGVIADFDITEQMLRAFFNRINDINGLFVKPRMLICCPTNVTSVEQKAIREAAEKSGGKKVFLEEEPKIAAIGAGMDIFQPSGNMVIDIGGGTTDVAVLSMGDIVTSESIKVAGDRFDQDILQFIKHKYKLLIGERTAENIKMGVATAFPGGRNEEIEIRGRDLVSGLPRTITVESAEIQEALKESVMLIVDAAKAVLEKTPPELSADIIDRGVILTGGGALLHGLDQLLAEELKVPVLVAEEPMNCVARGTGIMLEHLDKIAKRRLS from the coding sequence ATGTTTTCAAAGGATATTGGGATTGACTTAGGAACAGCGAATGTTCTCATTTACGTAAAAGGAAAAGGAATCGTTTTAAATGAGCCTTCTGTCGTTGCTATAGATAAAACTACTGGGAAGGCATTAGCGGTTGGAGAAGAAGCGTATCGTATGGTTGGACGTACACCGGGAAATATTGTGGCGATTCGTCCATTAAAAGACGGTGTCATTGCTGACTTTGATATTACAGAACAAATGTTACGAGCATTTTTCAATCGCATTAATGATATAAATGGATTATTTGTAAAGCCGCGTATGTTAATTTGTTGCCCAACAAACGTAACAAGCGTCGAGCAAAAAGCAATTCGCGAAGCTGCAGAAAAAAGCGGCGGGAAGAAAGTATTTTTAGAAGAAGAACCGAAAATTGCAGCAATCGGCGCTGGAATGGATATTTTTCAGCCAAGCGGGAATATGGTAATTGATATCGGTGGCGGAACGACAGATGTTGCAGTTCTTTCGATGGGAGATATTGTAACGAGCGAATCGATTAAAGTAGCAGGGGATCGTTTCGACCAAGACATTCTTCAATTTATTAAACATAAGTATAAATTATTAATTGGAGAACGTACAGCAGAAAATATTAAGATGGGCGTTGCGACTGCTTTCCCTGGTGGACGTAATGAAGAAATCGAAATCCGTGGACGCGATTTAGTCTCTGGATTACCACGTACAATTACGGTAGAATCTGCCGAAATTCAAGAAGCATTAAAAGAAAGTGTGATGCTTATTGTCGATGCAGCAAAAGCAGTGCTTGAAAAAACACCGCCAGAATTATCAGCAGATATTATTGACCGTGGTGTTATTTTAACTGGTGGGGGAGCGCTTCTTCACGGCTTAGATCAATTGCTAGCAGAAGAATTAAAAGTTCCTGTTTTAGTGGCAGAAGAGCCAATGAACTGCGTTGCACGCGGAACAGGCATTATGTTAGAGCATTTAGATAAAATCGCTAAACGCCGTCTAAGCTAA
- the spoIIID gene encoding sporulation transcriptional regulator SpoIIID: MHDYIKERTIKIGKYIVETRKTVRMIAKEFGVSKSTVHKDLTERLPEINIELANEVKEILDYHKSIRHLRGGEATRKKYENKQNQ; the protein is encoded by the coding sequence GTGCACGATTACATCAAAGAAAGAACAATCAAGATTGGAAAATATATCGTGGAAACACGAAAGACCGTCCGAATGATTGCAAAAGAGTTTGGTGTCTCAAAAAGTACGGTGCATAAAGATCTAACAGAGCGTTTACCTGAAATCAATATAGAATTAGCTAATGAAGTGAAAGAAATATTAGATTACCATAAGTCGATTAGACACCTTCGCGGCGGGGAAGCAACCCGAAAAAAGTATGAAAATAAACAAAATCAATAA
- a CDS encoding M23 family metallopeptidase, translating to MKDGEQKTVRMTKWRRYMRKKYVIPALYLLIASIVLTGILYFKNDGENAETNLSTPKDTQKLEEESLAVSKQKETLKWPVKDQQTIEIKRPFYDQASTEAEREKAIVMYDNVYYQNKGIDVSKQSGELFDVLAALSGTVTKVEQDSLFGQIVTIEHTNNVTTHYQALSDVNVTEGQVVKQGDAIAKAGRNTFNKDLGVHLHFEVRVDGKAQNPATVFNQSISSIKAAEQEEQPDEKPEEKREEKPEEDNKAPSNSQQNKTEETPALKENQSNNA from the coding sequence ATGAAAGATGGAGAGCAAAAAACAGTACGAATGACGAAGTGGCGCCGCTATATGCGCAAGAAGTATGTCATCCCTGCTCTTTATTTGTTGATTGCATCAATAGTGTTAACCGGCATTTTATATTTCAAAAATGATGGAGAAAACGCGGAAACGAACCTATCTACGCCAAAAGACACGCAAAAATTGGAAGAAGAATCATTAGCAGTATCAAAGCAAAAAGAAACGTTAAAATGGCCGGTAAAAGACCAACAAACAATCGAAATCAAACGTCCGTTTTATGACCAAGCATCTACAGAGGCAGAGCGGGAGAAAGCGATTGTAATGTATGATAACGTCTATTACCAAAACAAAGGGATTGACGTAAGCAAGCAAAGTGGCGAATTGTTTGATGTGTTAGCTGCATTATCAGGAACCGTTACGAAAGTAGAGCAAGACTCTTTATTTGGTCAAATTGTGACGATTGAACATACAAACAACGTCACAACTCACTACCAAGCGCTTAGCGACGTAAACGTAACCGAAGGACAAGTAGTGAAACAAGGCGATGCAATCGCAAAAGCAGGACGCAATACGTTTAATAAAGATTTAGGGGTACATCTTCATTTTGAAGTGCGTGTCGATGGAAAAGCACAAAACCCTGCAACTGTATTCAACCAATCTATTTCTTCTATAAAAGCAGCAGAACAAGAAGAACAACCAGATGAAAAACCAGAGGAAAAACGTGAAGAAAAACCAGAAGAAGACAACAAAGCACCATCTAATTCTCAACAAAATAAAACAGAAGAAACACCAGCATTAAAAGAAAACCAATCGAATAACGCATAA
- the spoIID gene encoding stage II sporulation protein D, which produces MRGKRVLLFFIVLMVMVLLIPSLLVLEKQEKMGEQTVPTSKESLPETVPLSMSVKVWREKRGTTEEVMLEDYVRGVVASEMPADFELEALKAQALTARTYVIRVMTAQPEGTATGGAHVTDTVKHQVYHSDDELQALWKNDYDWKMKKITRAVEETKGQILTYNNEPITASFFSTSNGYTENSEEYWGGEYPYLRSVGSPWDKQAPNYQTAVSIPLATFEQLLGVQVTDEQVGKIVKRTKGNRIAEVSINGKTFTGRQIRETLQLRSSDFTWKKVGDQIEITTKGYGHGVGMSQFGANGMAQQGNTYDQIAKHYYQGIEIVTAEPFVAKITKK; this is translated from the coding sequence ATGAGAGGTAAACGGGTTTTGCTTTTTTTTATCGTGTTAATGGTGATGGTACTCCTTATCCCTTCACTCCTTGTGTTAGAAAAACAAGAAAAGATGGGGGAACAAACAGTCCCTACATCGAAAGAATCTTTACCAGAAACGGTTCCGCTTTCGATGTCGGTAAAAGTGTGGCGAGAAAAAAGGGGGACAACAGAAGAAGTCATGTTAGAAGATTATGTACGTGGTGTCGTCGCTAGCGAAATGCCAGCAGATTTTGAATTAGAAGCATTAAAAGCACAAGCCTTAACAGCTCGTACATATGTCATTCGTGTCATGACCGCACAACCAGAAGGAACAGCAACGGGCGGAGCGCACGTAACAGATACAGTAAAGCATCAAGTCTATCACAGCGATGATGAACTACAAGCATTATGGAAAAACGACTACGACTGGAAGATGAAAAAAATTACTCGTGCCGTCGAAGAAACGAAAGGGCAAATTTTAACGTACAATAACGAACCAATTACGGCTTCCTTTTTTTCTACGAGTAATGGCTACACCGAAAACTCAGAAGAATATTGGGGAGGAGAATATCCCTATTTACGTAGCGTAGGGAGTCCGTGGGATAAACAAGCGCCGAATTATCAAACAGCCGTTTCCATTCCATTAGCGACCTTTGAGCAATTGCTTGGTGTGCAAGTAACAGACGAACAAGTAGGCAAAATTGTGAAACGAACGAAAGGAAATCGGATTGCGGAAGTATCGATTAACGGAAAAACATTTACCGGACGACAAATTCGCGAAACGTTACAGCTTCGCTCGAGTGATTTTACATGGAAAAAAGTTGGCGACCAAATTGAAATTACGACAAAAGGATACGGGCACGGTGTTGGCATGAGTCAGTTTGGAGCAAACGGGATGGCACAACAAGGAAACACATACGATCAAATTGCGAAACATTACTACCAAGGTATTGAAATTGTTACAGCGGAACCGTTTGTAGCAAAAATAACAAAAAAATAA
- the murA gene encoding UDP-N-acetylglucosamine 1-carboxyvinyltransferase, whose translation MEKIIVRGGRRLNGTVRVEGAKNAVLPVLAASILASREKSTILNVPALADVYTINEVLRNLNVNVEFDGEKVVVDATKPLATEAPFEYVGKMRASVLVMGPILARMGVARIALPGGCAIGSRPIDQHLKGFEAMGAETTIENGFIEAKVKGRLKGAKVYLDFPSVGATENIMTAAVLADGVTTIENAAREPEIDCLANYLNAMGAHVHGAGSSTITIKGVRELHGAVHEVIHDRIEAGTFLVAGALTGGNVLVEGVKADSLRPVIAKLEEMGVKILEEPNGLRVVGPETLLPVDIKTMPHPGFPTDMQAQMMALFLKANGTSMITETVFENRYMHVEEFRRMNGNVKIEGRTAIVTGPNELQGAEVQATDLRAGAALVLAGLVAEGHTRITRLHHIDRGYVNFAEKLAQLGADIERIEEEDTKEVVEASETHV comes from the coding sequence TTGGAAAAGATTATCGTCCGTGGCGGGAGGCGCTTAAATGGGACTGTAAGAGTAGAAGGTGCAAAAAATGCCGTTTTGCCCGTTCTTGCTGCATCAATCTTAGCAAGTAGAGAAAAAAGCACCATTTTAAATGTTCCTGCCCTAGCTGATGTATATACTATTAACGAAGTACTTCGTAATTTAAACGTAAATGTGGAATTTGACGGCGAAAAAGTAGTCGTAGATGCGACGAAACCACTAGCAACAGAAGCACCATTTGAATACGTTGGGAAAATGAGAGCATCTGTCTTAGTAATGGGGCCTATTTTGGCACGCATGGGTGTTGCTCGTATTGCATTACCGGGTGGCTGTGCCATCGGAAGCAGACCGATTGACCAACATTTAAAAGGATTCGAAGCGATGGGAGCAGAAACAACCATCGAGAATGGCTTTATTGAAGCAAAAGTAAAAGGTCGCTTAAAAGGAGCGAAAGTATATTTAGATTTTCCGAGCGTAGGTGCAACGGAAAACATTATGACTGCTGCCGTGTTAGCAGACGGTGTGACGACGATTGAAAACGCTGCAAGAGAGCCAGAAATTGATTGTTTAGCAAACTATTTAAATGCGATGGGTGCACACGTCCATGGTGCTGGTTCGAGTACGATTACAATCAAAGGAGTTCGTGAGCTTCACGGTGCTGTACATGAAGTGATTCATGACCGAATTGAAGCGGGAACGTTCTTAGTGGCAGGTGCCCTAACAGGTGGAAATGTCTTAGTAGAAGGCGTAAAAGCGGATTCTTTACGCCCTGTTATTGCGAAATTAGAAGAAATGGGTGTGAAGATTTTAGAAGAACCAAATGGTTTACGTGTCGTTGGTCCAGAGACATTATTACCGGTTGATATTAAAACAATGCCGCATCCAGGTTTTCCAACGGATATGCAAGCGCAAATGATGGCGTTATTTTTAAAAGCAAACGGAACGTCGATGATTACGGAAACGGTATTTGAAAATCGTTACATGCACGTAGAAGAATTTCGTCGGATGAACGGGAACGTGAAAATTGAAGGACGTACGGCAATTGTGACAGGACCAAACGAATTGCAAGGAGCAGAAGTGCAAGCAACGGATTTACGTGCTGGTGCTGCGCTTGTGTTAGCTGGTTTAGTCGCAGAAGGCCATACTCGTATTACTAGATTGCACCATATCGACCGCGGTTATGTAAACTTTGCAGAAAAATTAGCACAATTAGGTGCCGATATTGAACGTATTGAGGAAGAAGATACAAAGGAAGTAGTAGAAGCAAGTGAAACACACGTATAA
- a CDS encoding YwmB family TATA-box binding protein, which yields MGKTMMLLFIWVLFLGQGAYMQSEVVRPLFTFQKLFLREDIVGEQLSLRVKGTWTFQSKEALHQTYNRWQQAFDYLPLTTEKRGNVVHTMAQVEKGATKEIAHLYWVEKNGKFQMVVWYEQSGQVTGSKDVHLLYFSFLDQYRKFSDPMLKNVHFYTCINGHLGDKMNVAVKEKVSSFLHTLHATSVEEMNEETFISTSAYIKYWKAFILVRERKMNVQLSMKLQKNDQIHVTIGTPIITTEY from the coding sequence TTGGGAAAGACAATGATGCTACTTTTTATTTGGGTTTTGTTTCTTGGACAAGGCGCTTACATGCAGTCGGAAGTTGTCCGACCACTTTTTACGTTTCAAAAACTATTTTTGCGTGAAGATATAGTTGGAGAACAACTTTCACTTCGTGTAAAAGGAACGTGGACGTTTCAATCAAAGGAAGCATTACACCAAACATATAATCGATGGCAACAAGCGTTTGACTATTTGCCACTAACGACGGAGAAAAGAGGAAATGTCGTACATACAATGGCACAAGTAGAGAAAGGAGCAACGAAAGAAATCGCTCATTTGTACTGGGTTGAAAAAAACGGCAAATTTCAGATGGTTGTTTGGTATGAACAATCTGGACAAGTAACAGGTTCAAAAGATGTCCACCTGCTTTATTTTTCATTTTTAGATCAATACCGAAAATTTTCTGACCCTATGTTAAAAAATGTTCATTTCTATACTTGTATAAATGGTCATCTCGGTGATAAAATGAATGTTGCTGTGAAAGAAAAAGTTTCTTCTTTTTTACATACATTGCATGCGACTTCAGTGGAAGAAATGAATGAAGAAACGTTTATTTCAACATCTGCATATATTAAATACTGGAAGGCGTTCATCCTCGTTAGAGAGCGAAAAATGAACGTACAATTATCAATGAAATTACAAAAAAACGATCAAATACATGTCACAATCGGGACACCAATCATTACAACAGAATATTAA
- a CDS encoding DUF1146 family protein, whose translation MDVAFGVDAIVSMVVHLIMLIITFWALQTVRWEVFFQQPKGTKAKVLIVLLTVVISSIVANFLLDYFVWSNRLQYLFFI comes from the coding sequence ATGGATGTAGCATTTGGAGTCGACGCGATTGTAAGCATGGTGGTGCATTTGATCATGCTAATCATCACATTTTGGGCATTGCAAACCGTTCGCTGGGAAGTTTTCTTTCAACAGCCCAAAGGAACTAAGGCAAAAGTCTTAATTGTGCTACTTACGGTAGTAATTTCATCGATAGTTGCGAATTTTTTATTGGATTACTTTGTCTGGTCAAACCGTCTGCAATATTTATTTTTTATTTAA
- the nuoN gene encoding NADH-quinone oxidoreductase subunit NuoN has protein sequence MNLDTLLSYNWGAMAPEFIILGVATLLSLIDLFMKKETNRSILAYLGIVGIIVALFFLVQEIGQDPVSILFDTFVVDGFAVLFKMIFLVGALFVLLLAVNINSSVVTKAYHGEFYYLMLAALLGAMFVASSADVITMYIGLELLSLSSYVLAGMNKQSIKSNEAALKYVINGGIASAILLFGISYLFGVTGQTNLYSIAQMMQTDVAINHSFLLLIAFFMIFVGITFKIATVPFHMWAPDVYEGAPTPVTAFLSVVSKAAGFALLLRIFFTVFIFIPKGIDQNGYIEALLPSVQWLLLIVAALTMIIGNTVALKQKNMKRLFAYSSIAHAGYLLVPLLSFTSGAPNEFAVSSIWFYLVGYALMNLGAFAIIHYVTMKEKDEQIDSFKGLSKKSPFFAFLMAIFLLSLAGIPGTVGFMGKVWILIGALTTEQYIIASVMMATTVISYFYYFKVFVAMYFRPATTNTTYSTPVTIGIVAVLCAIGTILLGIIPQQALDIFQSAFNLENFFFFL, from the coding sequence ATGAATCTTGATACGCTACTTAGTTATAATTGGGGAGCGATGGCCCCAGAATTCATTATTTTAGGAGTTGCTACCCTTCTTTCGCTCATCGACTTATTTATGAAAAAAGAAACGAATCGTAGCATACTCGCTTATCTAGGAATCGTCGGAATCATCGTTGCACTCTTTTTCCTTGTTCAAGAAATCGGTCAAGACCCTGTATCCATTTTGTTTGATACGTTTGTCGTCGATGGATTTGCCGTTTTATTTAAAATGATTTTCCTTGTTGGGGCGCTTTTTGTTTTACTACTTGCAGTGAATATAAACAGTTCAGTCGTAACAAAAGCATACCACGGTGAATTTTATTATTTAATGTTAGCTGCTTTACTTGGCGCGATGTTCGTTGCGTCTAGTGCAGATGTAATCACAATGTATATCGGGCTTGAGTTATTATCGCTTTCTAGTTATGTGTTAGCGGGAATGAACAAGCAGAGCATCAAATCAAATGAAGCTGCATTAAAATACGTAATTAACGGCGGAATTGCGAGTGCGATTTTATTATTTGGAATTAGTTATTTATTCGGTGTTACCGGACAAACCAATCTGTATAGCATCGCACAAATGATGCAAACAGATGTCGCAATTAATCATTCGTTTTTGTTACTCATTGCATTTTTTATGATTTTTGTTGGGATTACGTTTAAAATTGCCACGGTACCGTTTCATATGTGGGCACCAGACGTGTACGAAGGTGCACCAACACCAGTAACGGCATTTTTAAGTGTCGTATCGAAGGCAGCAGGATTCGCCTTACTATTACGGATTTTCTTTACCGTGTTCATTTTTATCCCAAAAGGAATCGATCAAAATGGCTACATAGAAGCGCTATTACCTTCTGTTCAATGGCTGTTACTTATTGTAGCCGCATTAACGATGATTATCGGTAATACCGTAGCATTGAAACAAAAAAATATGAAACGGTTATTTGCGTATTCGTCGATTGCGCATGCCGGTTATTTACTCGTTCCACTTCTTAGCTTTACAAGTGGGGCACCAAATGAATTTGCAGTTAGTAGCATTTGGTTTTATTTAGTCGGGTACGCATTGATGAACCTTGGTGCGTTTGCGATTATTCATTACGTGACAATGAAAGAAAAAGATGAACAAATCGACAGCTTTAAAGGGTTAAGTAAAAAATCTCCATTTTTCGCATTTTTAATGGCTATTTTCTTATTGTCCTTAGCGGGAATCCCTGGGACAGTCGGGTTTATGGGGAAAGTGTGGATTTTAATCGGTGCGCTCACAACAGAGCAATATATTATCGCTTCTGTTATGATGGCAACTACCGTTATTTCTTATTTCTACTACTTTAAAGTGTTTGTTGCGATGTACTTCCGACCAGCCACAACGAATACAACGTATTCCACCCCAGTAACGATTGGAATAGTTGCGGTTTTATGTGCGATTGGTACAATATTATTAGGTATTATCCCGCAACAAGCGTTAGATATTTTTCAATCAGCATTTAACTTGGAAAATTTCTTTTTCTTCCTATAA
- a CDS encoding NADH-quinone oxidoreductase subunit M, with protein sequence MMDALLSWIIFSPLLGVIVLLFVPKTNDTLAKTIGIVGTIPPLALVLYAWTQFDFQSLQPQFAETVKWITFGTGDLTGTTYTLSYELGVSSLQMLLLVLTAIVATVAAIASIHVKKQLRMYFSLFLLLELGMLGVFASDNLFLFFIFFEITLVPMFFLIGKWGELERERAAFSFVIYNGLGSAVLLLAFLTLYVKTGTANMTELQTIFQLPDESMTISAAFRTGMFLALLIAFGVKLPIFPLHTWMLKVHSQASPAVVMIHSGILLKIGAYGLIRFNVGMFGEEFSRFALLIAILGLINLLYGALIAFIQTDLRLVMAYSSISHMGIVLLGLASLQTAGVQGAIFQVISHGFISALLFFLISILLERTGTTSIPHLGGLAKSMPIFSGFLLTAAMASLGLPGMSGFISELQAFIGVFKAMPAIGYIGIIGIILTAVYLLQATLAVTFGKVRDTWKDAQDMKGWEYIPVLVLLAFIVFIGIYPNVLAQPLETVLETILLGIGG encoded by the coding sequence ATGATGGATGCATTACTTTCCTGGATTATTTTCTCCCCGCTACTTGGGGTCATCGTTTTATTGTTTGTACCAAAAACGAATGATACGTTAGCGAAAACAATCGGAATCGTCGGTACTATTCCACCGCTTGCGCTCGTTCTGTATGCGTGGACGCAATTTGACTTTCAATCGTTACAGCCACAATTTGCGGAAACAGTGAAATGGATTACGTTTGGCACTGGGGATTTAACTGGTACAACATATACGTTATCGTATGAACTTGGTGTATCTAGTTTACAAATGCTGTTATTAGTATTAACCGCGATTGTTGCAACAGTAGCAGCCATTGCTTCGATTCATGTCAAAAAACAATTGCGGATGTACTTTTCCTTGTTTTTATTGTTAGAACTAGGGATGCTCGGCGTATTTGCGAGTGACAATCTCTTTTTATTCTTTATTTTCTTTGAAATTACGTTAGTGCCAATGTTCTTTTTAATCGGAAAATGGGGCGAATTAGAGCGCGAACGAGCAGCGTTTAGTTTCGTTATTTATAACGGGCTCGGTTCAGCCGTCTTGTTACTTGCATTCCTTACGCTATATGTGAAAACGGGAACGGCAAACATGACAGAATTACAAACGATTTTCCAACTTCCAGACGAAAGCATGACGATATCTGCCGCATTTCGAACAGGAATGTTTCTTGCGCTACTGATTGCTTTTGGCGTAAAATTACCGATTTTCCCATTGCATACGTGGATGCTAAAAGTGCATAGCCAAGCAAGCCCTGCAGTCGTAATGATTCACTCCGGTATTTTACTAAAAATCGGGGCGTATGGGTTAATTCGTTTTAACGTTGGCATGTTTGGGGAAGAGTTTTCACGATTTGCACTTCTGATTGCGATTTTAGGATTAATCAACTTACTGTACGGTGCTTTGATTGCGTTTATTCAAACAGATTTACGGTTAGTGATGGCGTATTCGAGTATTTCGCATATGGGAATTGTGCTACTCGGTCTTGCTAGCTTACAAACAGCAGGGGTTCAAGGGGCTATTTTCCAAGTCATTTCACACGGATTTATTTCCGCGTTGCTGTTTTTCCTAATTAGTATTTTATTAGAACGAACTGGCACCACATCGATTCCGCATCTCGGTGGATTAGCAAAATCGATGCCGATCTTTTCGGGGTTTTTACTTACAGCAGCCATGGCTTCTCTCGGGTTACCGGGAATGAGTGGATTCATTAGTGAGTTGCAAGCCTTTATCGGTGTATTTAAAGCAATGCCGGCGATTGGATACATCGGAATTATTGGGATCATTTTAACAGCGGTCTACTTATTGCAAGCAACCCTTGCGGTGACGTTTGGAAAAGTGCGTGACACATGGAAAGACGCACAAGATATGAAAGGATGGGAGTACATTCCTGTTCTCGTATTGTTAGCGTTTATTGTCTTTATCGGTATTTATCCAAATGTGTTAGCCCAACCGCTAGAAACGGTTCTTGAAACGATTCTTTTAGGAATAGGGGGGTAA